The proteins below are encoded in one region of bacterium:
- a CDS encoding BrnA antitoxin family protein, whose translation MRAHYDFSKMKSRRNPYVKHLKQTVTIRFDRNTVAYFRSLAQDTGIPYQSLINLYLRDCAVHQRKLEIKWTENTGKST comes from the coding sequence ATGAGAGCGCATTACGATTTTTCCAAGATGAAAAGCCGCAGAAATCCTTACGTCAAACACTTGAAGCAGACTGTGACGATTCGGTTCGATCGTAACACCGTCGCTTATTTCAGGTCTCTGGCGCAGGATACCGGAATTCCCTATCAGAGCTTGATCAATCTCTACCTGCGCGATTGCGCGGTTCATCAGCGCAAGCTGGAAATAAAGTGGACTGAAAACACCGGGAAGTCGACTTGA
- a CDS encoding CsgG/HfaB family protein, with amino-acid sequence MRLKHTAVVAIFLLSFNAGFGQEEKPRIAVLDFESIGCDSSLGLAASEILRTELGSLGTYRIIERSQLVKVMEEQSLQISGAVDEQAMVEIGKLLGARMVVVGSIVRTGKTYTLNSRFIDVQTAEVKKSQNIRGNSEDEISNMCSSLAKVISEEGTSSGGTVSETTLGRIWLVQESDFTGIWTRRGQSNVFDAVWFPTKSGLRAELAMAEPAGSALEIRRTDQGKPLGSYRGTAAASGQSFHGTATWSPQVSWQGEFFFEAPGTQRGLGTVWVVKEGDFTGIWRRMGESNNFEATYFLNKGAVTAELVVEGMDKGALRIKRSAKTGVLGNYQGWFSAGMRHVSGNADWLPSLVWSAEVFY; translated from the coding sequence ATGAGGCTCAAACACACTGCTGTGGTTGCAATTTTTCTCTTATCGTTCAACGCCGGCTTCGGCCAGGAGGAAAAACCGCGCATCGCGGTGCTCGATTTCGAGAGCATTGGCTGCGACTCCTCCCTCGGCCTGGCGGCCTCCGAAATCCTGCGCACCGAGCTGGGCAGCCTGGGCACCTATCGCATCATCGAGCGCTCGCAACTGGTGAAAGTGATGGAGGAGCAAAGCCTGCAAATCTCCGGCGCGGTGGATGAGCAGGCCATGGTCGAAATCGGCAAGCTGCTGGGCGCGCGCATGGTGGTGGTGGGCAGCATCGTGCGCACCGGCAAAACCTACACGCTCAATTCGCGCTTCATCGACGTGCAGACCGCCGAGGTGAAAAAGAGCCAAAACATTCGCGGCAACAGCGAAGACGAAATCTCCAACATGTGCTCGAGCCTGGCCAAGGTCATTTCCGAAGAGGGCACCAGCAGCGGCGGCACGGTCAGCGAAACCACGCTCGGTCGCATCTGGCTGGTGCAGGAAAGCGATTTCACCGGGATATGGACGCGGCGCGGCCAGAGCAACGTTTTCGACGCCGTCTGGTTTCCCACCAAATCCGGCTTGCGCGCCGAGCTGGCGATGGCGGAACCGGCCGGCAGCGCGCTCGAAATCAGACGCACGGATCAGGGCAAACCGCTGGGCAGTTATCGCGGCACGGCAGCGGCCAGCGGACAGAGCTTTCACGGCACCGCCACCTGGTCGCCGCAGGTTTCCTGGCAAGGCGAGTTTTTCTTCGAGGCGCCGGGCACGCAGCGCGGTTTGGGTACGGTGTGGGTGGTCAAGGAGGGCGACTTCACCGGCATCTGGCGGCGCATGGGCGAGAGCAACAATTTCGAAGCAACCTATTTCCTGAACAAAGGCGCGGTGACCGCCGAGCTGGTGGTGGAGGGCATGGACAAGGGCGCGTTACGCATCAAGCGCTCGGCCAAAACGGGCGTGCTGGGAAATTATCAAGGCTGGTTCAGCGCCGGCATGCGGCACGTGAGCGGCAATGCCGACTGGCTGCCGAGTCTGGTGTGGTCCGCGGAAGTTTTCTATTGA